From the Haliaeetus albicilla chromosome 19, bHalAlb1.1, whole genome shotgun sequence genome, the window GCTCCGCACGAGTGTGTTGTCACCCCACACCTTGTTTCACCATATCATATCATGGAAGATTCTGCAGCATATTGTGCATTACAAACGGGATCTGTAGGATTCGCAGGGATGTGATAATTAATTCAGCGAGGATGATGCTTAATATGGACTGGCCCGAAAGAAACGAGGTCTAAAAAGAGTATGTGTgtgaaggggaggggggagggaaaagggggatGTTTCAAGTGTTTGAACGGTAATGTTCAAAAGCTACATTACACTTGCTTCCCGACCTCAAGAGCAGCTTGAAGCTTGGCATATGCTGCAGTTCCTTACTCATCACCGAATGGAACTGGTAAAGCTCGTCCTGACTTACTAAAGGAAaaggctctgctctgcaccaccagctcTTCCACCGCACCCGAGAACTTGACCTTGGCACAACTCTTTCTCCAGCCAGTATCACAACAGACTCTGGCACTGCTCCAGTAAGGCTTAGGCTCCAACCTCCCAGGGAGCGACCCCCACTCGCGTCTTCCCCCACCCCGTCTTCCCCCACCCCTGTCCCCGCAAAGGCATCCCCGTACCCTCTCTTTTAGCCGAACCCTCGCTTCTGTGGACTACTTGGTGCTCTGCAAACTAGGGAGCGACAGCCCATGGCACTTATCCACGCAGAGCTATAGAGCTGGCACGGGTCCAGCCTCTCCCGGTGTGCCATCCCcacacagcactgcagcttTGGTCATATGAGCAGAAATGATgagaaaagcactttttaatcttttcGCACTTGCTTCCCTGTTCAAACAGTTGCAGGATGGCTATGACTGACGTGCTCAGTGCTGAGGATATCAAGAAGGCTGTGGGAGCCTTTTCAGgtgagtgctttttttttttccctcctcttttcccctctttcgTCTCTTCAGCTTAGGATAGCAGTGCATTTATTTAAGCTCAGGGAAGATTAGAGGATACGACTAGACAAAATATCAAAGGAGGACGTGTTTTCAGAAGTGCAGTGAAAGCCTGACAGGTTTATCAAGTACAGGGCTGCATCCTCAGCAAAGTTGCCCTGCACATTACAGAGgtgaagtatttcttttaaaggaaggCAAGCAGTAACTGCAGACAGACTTTTCTTCTACCGAGAGGATACTTTCAAAGGGAACAAAACCCTCGCCGAACCAGGGGGGATTATATCTTGATGTGGGATAGGGAAGTCAGCCGTGGATGTCGGcagcttccctctcccccctgACATTCAGTTTCAGGTATTACAGAACTGCTGTTTCTCATTTCAAGGACATAAGAAACCGCTCTTTTCCCACTTCCTATGCCGGAGTCCCTGGgtgggctttgcttttcagGATGGAGCAGAAGGCAACAGTAGAGCAAGCGGGTGCACTGCTCGACTGCAGAAGCTTTCTGCAGGACGAATGGCTGCAGTGGTCCATACTTCCCTCTCAGACTCCTCCGGGTTTCACATAGTCCCTACCCCTCTAATTCATCGCGACCCCTAAACTGACAGCAAACCCTCTTCGTGCTTACAGAGATTCAGGGAGTTAAGGTTGCTCTCAAAGAAACGCCAGAAATCCTGCTCCGGGATGCACGTTatctccccccttcccccaaacTACCTGCCTGATCGCACCACCCAGGAGAGACGCCTCTTTCTGTCCTGGTCTGTGCGATGACCTTCCCAAACAGACAGAAGCGCAAAACCCTCTGAGCCCGACTAAACTCAGCAGCCGGGGAGTCGAAGGGACCAACAAACTGCTTTGCTCGATCCAGCAGCTGTTTTTCTCATTAGCTTCCATTGTTCTAGGGCCATCTCCGAGTCCCGGAGCAGATGCAATTAGCAGCAACTAATGACAGATCTCAGTCAGGCAGATCCCAAAAGACTGAGCCTCCTTAATTTTATGTAATAGGAAAAGCTGCGGCGGGAATAAGGAtgcatggggaagaaaaaaaaaaagtccatagCACGTTTTGGAGGTCACTGTATTGGATTTCTAATCCACTCCACAGTCGTTAGGCTACATGGGCGGGACAAAAGCGGGTGCGGTAAAGGACGGGAGAGGTGGAGCAGGTAAACTCATTTATCTCGGCTCCGATTTCAAGGGCTcgggggttcccccccccccccccccggcgatTGTGCCTCACAAGGTCTTGCAGGCAGCGTACAGTACAGCACTCCCCTGCAGCATCTGAGCTTGCAAATCACGATTGCACATACCTTTAGCGGTCGAAATGCAACACTGATTTCTAGTAAGTCTTCAGGAAATAGCCATGTGCTCCGAAACACTTCTCGTCAATGCAAGGCTCCATGGTTGAGCAAAAgcgggttgtttttttccagggctGGAAATGTCAAAAAGTGACAGCGATCTAATAGTCAGAGTCCGCTCTCAGATGGCTGTTTTAGCGTAAAACTTagcaaaaaaaagggggggggggggcggtaaGGCACTGAAATGAGACCAAGCAGGTTAGACTTCAGCTCCCAACACTATCACAGACTTCCTgtgtgaccttgggcaagtcTCCATCCCTCTGTAGCTCAGCTCTCCCTGCAAAACGGAGACActgcccctctccccctttGTTTATTTCAATGAGTGTCTGTGAAGCGTGGACGATTACAGTGCGCACATCTAGCTCCTACCAGAGCTGCGCTCGACTGTGCCTCCCAGGGTAGGACACCCAGCAGTATGGCAGAAAACTACGGGTATGTGTTGGTATATATTTCAATGATTTTTGTAAGCAGTTCTCTGGTTTTTTCATCTCCTATAGCGGCTGAATCTTTTAACTACAAGAAGTTTTTCGAGATGGTAGGACTGAAAAAGAAGAGCCCAGAAGATGTGAAAAAGGTTTTCCATATTCTTGATAAAGATCGAAGTGGCTTCATTGAAGAGGAAGAATTAAAGTAAGTAAAGATACATCCCTTCTCAAATAACCTCGCCTTAAGAGTCTaatctcctgttttcttttttttacaagacTCTAGGTATTTGCATACAATTCAATCTCTTGACTAGTATTTGTGTGCAATAATCAGTTGTTTGCTGATTATATGATCTAAAGTGTGTTGGATGTAGCTAGTTGTAACTTTTATTGCAGGATCCCTGAAACACATGAATGATCAATACCTTACAGATAGTTCTTCAGTCAAATGCAGTTTCAGAGTAAAGCACTCCTCCTGAATGTTAAAGAAGGTCAACAACAGAAGATACAGCCCTGGATTCCAACTCGTATATCAAAGTAGTGGTACGAATAAATACAAAGTAAaactgttctggaaaaaaacctttctttttttccatgcctCCTCTTTAGGTTTGTACTGAAGGGCTTTACCCCAGATGGAAGAGACCTATCGGACAAAGAAACGAAAGCTCTTCTGGCTGCTGGAGATAAGGACGGTGATGGTAAAATCGGCGCTGATGGTATGTGATTAGAGGAGTAAACTTTGACAGTAACAATCGAATATTACTCTTGCATACAATAACTGAGGAAATCTAGGAATCACTGGGCGCTGTGACCTTCTGAAGGGCACAATTTGGATTTTATGAAATACCAAGTCCTGCTACATTTGCCATACCTTGCTTGCAGGCTTTAGGGGAAACAGCAGCGGAGTTCTGACACTAGAGGGGGCAAGAGTTTACAGAAATCGAGATGTAGTTAAGGCACACTACAACTCTATAGTACAGGACTAAGTACCAATCCAACTTCTAGTTCAGttagtttaatttttctgctgatttcagtggggaGAGGATCAGGACACTGAGAGTTCAAAGACCCAGGCTTGACTATAAAGCttagaaaagacaaagaaaaaaagctgagtaCCAGAGTTTCTGCTTGATGATTAGTAAATAGGAAAGTAATGCACGACTTAGCAaagcaatgcttttaaaattcaaagtaCTGTCAGTCTGCTACAGAATTTCTATACAATAACTGTCTATCCAGCCTTTTCTAGTGTTTATGTGGGTCTTCGCAGCTAAGGAAGCTTGTCACTCCCTTCTACTAAATATGAGAACTACAAGAAAAGAACAACTTTTCCTCTCACAgcattgcttaaaaaaattactgctgtTTTCTATTCCCCCTTGGGATGAATCAAAGTAGCCCACATAcaaaatttctcctttttcctctttctgtatCCCTGAGACACACTAGAAGAGGCATGAAGAGATGCAGAATGAATTAAATCTTTCCTCATTGCAGGAGGTAGTAGCAGAAGTTTGTGGCCAGAGTACTGAATCACCTAGCATGCAATTGCTAAGTTTTCACCATATTGATAAGCCATATGATAGgttgaaatctgaaaaatatctaaaaaaCCTCATATCTCTCTGTCTTACGTGATCTCTGGCATTTGTAAAAAACattgtttccaaaaaaaaaaaaaaattaaaaagggaataaaaagcaaaatacaactAACATAGTCTCCTAAtttagaagctgaaaaaatgacACACAAAATCAGACACTGACATATTAGTCAGGTGATATATTAGCTAAACTGCCTGTTCATAGTGCACTGGCATTATCAGTGACTATAACCCTGTTTCTAGACTGAAGACTCTTAATTTCTCAGATCATGATTATATTATGGTTGCAGAGGAACAGCTGCGAAGCATGTAGGGGAAGTTCCTGCTAAACTTTAGCAGTGCTACTAAACCCAATGAGTGTGTCATTATTTGAAATTTCATATGCTTTATTATATGGGTCCTCCTTATTCCCATTAAAATTAGTGGCAGTGGTACTAAGATCAGTGGGcaagattttcagaagaaaacttgaTTCAGGTAAGTAAGGTTACAGCTGATCCACCAATCTCATATcagttattttcagttattcCCAGAAggctgcaaaacaaaagcagcatcaATTGGAATAAAAGAACTATATTGCAGAATGATTCTGGCTTATACAAAAGAATACAGcattaacttttttatttatgattggccataactttaaaaaaaaaagttgaaacaaTGCCTGAAAGCCAGTACATTGTAATAAAGCAGTATGAAACGCCTCTTCTCCTTATCTCTTTCTTCTGCAACTTTTACCCTTCCTTAACTTTGAACTGGAATTACCCTGAATTTATACTCAATAATGAGAACAGCAtgaagggctttttttcttttgattcctCTGGCCATATCCCTACTGTACAACATTATTGgttgcttttccatttcttaaatTTGACTCCAACAGTAAATTGTTACACCAGAAAGGCTTGAAATACATGCAAATTAACAGCTGGGACTGTGACCAAAGGATGAGGATGACGGGTActttccagcttttcctttgGTTCATAAATCCAATTCCAGATTAGAACCGCctatgtaaataaaatgtaaagtcATGAATATACATCACATTCATATTCAGTATTGCAATGCTGTGTTTCTGTTGCAAAccatttgtttgtttccctgTAACTGAATTGTCAGGCATCACTTTTACTCCTTGGTTCAAACATCAGCTTCGTACATCACTAAATGATCACAAACATGCTGCCTTTCACAGGGGTTAATGTTAATTCACTAGATGGCCCTTGAACGCTGTCCCTTAGGAGCCCATAGCAGTTGTAAGAACTGATCTTAATGGATTTTTAATACCACAGAGCCATCTTTCTCAGACGCATCATCACTAACGTTAATCCCAACCTAATCAGCCTTTTTCCAGTTAGGGTCTCGCATTACAAATTTTCTCTTAGGTCTTCTGCTTTAAACCTTTATCATTCCTGCAAGACCGTTCAGCTCAGAAGTAGTTTCACCAGCTTACCTCTTGTCCAATCAAGATTTGTAATTTGTGGCTGATCTGCCAGTTTCAAACAGGCGAAAATTTGCAGTCTTTCCATGCAAGACATGACCATCTTCTGTGTGATGTCAAGCCCCCTCCATCTTCCACTGATGTGAACAGAAGATGAcgaatctgaaaaaaattgcaggtCAAGGCCAGGTTACCTAATAAAACTACAAACATTAGCTTCCAGATTGGATTGGGAAGTGATGCTGAAGCAGCTCTGTCAGCTTCAGGAGAACGTTTATAAGAAAcggaagaaaagaaaattaagatttctGCTCACAAtggttttttaaatctattttgtGTATTAGCACTGGACGTGCACATCATGCCTTTCAGTTTCTTGATATTAATAGACTTGAGAAAGTCCATAGAGAATTTTCAAAGATTATGCACTATAGACAGAACAAATCCAAATTTTCATCCCAGTAAGTCAAAAACTTTTCTTGATACAGCTCAacttctgcaaatatttaaaaatgtttcagttattttctttaaatgttgtAAAAATGAGACATCAAGCATTCAGAATTACAACTGATAAGTCATGACCTTGCCACAGGTAAAAGTcatgacaaaaaagaaaaaccttttggaagtccttcttttcttattcttctttGTGCTCTTGtatcttctaaaataaattaatgtaaGTCATTACTTATGAAATTTCCTAAACAGATTTGCTATTGTACAGATAACATAAAAAACACGATCTGATGAGAGAAATCATTAGCCTACAACAAGTTCTCTGTAATTATTTCTGTCATTACAGTAAAATACTACAGGGTATGCATTAGCCTGGTATATACTACTAAACTGTACTGAATATAGTGAAACAGCCTTCTTTTAAGTCAGAGCTTTGACACAAGACAGCtagtaaattattttacagGACAAAATAGTCTAAATAATTGTAATTTAAAACTATTGTTTGTGCAAAGAAAGATATAACTTAATTTTGTTTGGAAGGAGAATTACAACTGGAAAAGAGGATGTAGTCAATCACAAGGACTCTCTCACTAACAGGCCAGTCAGGGCCAATAACCATTTACAAAAATGACCAACAGGCAGGGGCTAATACACAGTGCTTTATCACAGAAGTTTTGCATATATGAATACACTTTGTAACAATGCCTCCACAAGCCACCTGTGGTTGGGCTAAccttcatataaaaataaatagtgaaCTAGTTTACAAGATTATTCAACTGGAAgatctttgaaatatttaaagtataTTGAAAATCCTGGAAAAAGTATAGAGCATATAGCAGTTTTCATGAAGGAATATTTTACGGTTTGCTGGCTATCAGAAAGTACCCGTTAAATATATTGGCATTAAGTGATAATATCACTATCATAACGTATTATAGAAAATATTTGGCTGCAAATCTGAattaccttttccaaatatattcTGTAGATAcaaattattagaaaaaaggatttaatttaGTTGTAGCAAGTATGACAACTTGTTCTAATAGCATATGCATAGTTAGTTTTCCCTTTTGGAAAGGTTTCATCCATTGGAGTTCATGTTTCTCTCTGCAGGATTTATTCACACAGTGATTTAATAATCAtagcctttttccttttctgcccaGAATAGTCTGGGTTTCTATCACAAGCACTTTATGTTATCTCTTAAATTCAGTTTGCAACACTTTCGCTCTATGTACCCACTGTGTACAGGATTTATACACGTTTTAAGTAATCTGCATCACTAATCCTAATTTGGATTTACATCTTTCAAAATGATGGATAAATTTGGATTTCATTTAAACCCTCTGACACTTTTATTTCTCAGTCTGGTTTGTCAGCATTTGGCAACATGGTTTTTGGACACGTCATCAAAAGTGCTATCTGTTTGCACACACCAGTCAGTAAAGATCTCACTTGTTTAGAGTTTAGCATTTTTCCACTGAACATTAGAATGTTCTTTAAAATGCCTAATTTTCATCTTCTATCTTTTTTCAGTTGCAAGACATTACTCTTCATTATGTCAAACTTCAATAATTTTCTCTTGAGCCTTTACAGATGACTGCCTCCCCTATTTGTCATTTTCCTCTCAACTGATTATGTTAAACCCATAAACCACTCTCTCTGTATACTCTCTAATCCCTTTATCGTCTTTGTTGCCCTTCTTGGGATTCCCTCCAGTCTGTCATTTTTAACGCTCTGAGGCACACACAACTGTGCAAGGTATTCTCATGTGTAACTGTTCCAAGGTTAGATGGAGTTAGGAATTATAACCTCCTTGGGTAATACAGTATTCAGAGTGCAGTATGCCAGGCAGCTACTCACCAGAATACAAATGTGCCTTTTCCATGCTTTATCACCCTACGAAAGGCATTATATATACCAAAGCATAAAATAACCCCAAACTGCAGATAGATACATTTATGTAAATATTATGGATGTAACACTAATAAAAGCCACAGCGTAAAATCCCAGCCCTCTAAGCTCACAGGAATTTTTCTCATTATCATCAGTGTGGTCAAGATTGCCACATAGGTAGGTGTCAGCCTTCTGTTTTTGTAATGTGTCATTTTCAGTCAATTTGCCATTACAAAATTGAGtttaaatgtaatatatttataatatagGGACATGAATACTCTGAAAGAGTCATTAATGAGTCTCTTTGCCAAACTCTGATATAAAGGAAATTTATCtcactgcaaaattaaatttctaGTTCTTGCCTTCATCCCATTGAGATTTACAAAGGAATAACAGGGAACTAATCAAGTTCTTCAGATGAATAGCGGTGGACAGTCTTGACAGTCTGGCATGTATAGCATTTCTGCCTTACCCTcaaaaaatcctttcatttcACTGTAAGATTTCCCAAGTCATACTTTCCCTTTAATTAACTTggatttctttgttcttctgttaTTGTGATGTTTCTGCTACACCAGTGACTCTGTAATCATTGTAATATGCTTCCTccttctttacattttctttttttaatatttttaaacaatttttcccttctccagaaTTTGCAACTATGGTGGCTGAATCATAAAGGCTTTGACCAATGCAAACCCTTCACCCATCCTTCACTGCCCAATTCCAACCACCTCCTGCTGACTGCTTTGGCTCCTgttctatttatttatgttattttatacTCCAGCTCTGTTCTCTGCAATCCTGCAACTCTGTAATTGTGCTGAAAGAcactgttaaaataataaaggtCACATCAATCTGGGCTTTATTCTCTCTCACTATAACTTGTTTCTTATTTCATGTAGGCTTGGCACACGCTGAGAGaaaattttactcttttttgcTGACATCCCTGCTGCTTTATCCCTAGCtagggtaaagtgggaagaaattttaaaaattatttgggatAAAACATGCATATAATGAGTCATTCAGTCCAAGTTCTGAACTGTGGCAAAACTGACTGCATTATTTTTAAGCCATCCCTGCTAAATGGATGCATACTCATAGCCTGGAAAATCTCTAGTGATGGCAATTACCCAACTTCATTTGGCAGTTTGTTCTTTCGACTTAATCAGCGTTATAGCTAAAAAGTATTTCCTAATATTTAACCTACATCTCCCCTGATGCATTTTGGTGATCAGTAAATTGATTCTTGTCTGTATCATTTGTTAAATTTGCCTGGTGCAGGGGGATTTTTGGACAAAAGGTTTGACAGGAATATCAGTTGGTGCCAATCATGCATGGGGATAACTTCATAAACTATTAAAAAGTGGTCACTTCTGAAACACAGTTATGTTTACTAGCAATGTTACACAACTATCTAGGACAGGAGGAATGGAATACTTGCAACAAACAACAGTATGAATTTCAGGAAAGGGGACACCAAGATTCAGGTGTGATGCTGCTGTTGACACTCCCACTGTTAAAATAGTATATCAAAAAATCCTGGCAAAAAACATTTCTCCTAAAACTTCACCAGAGAAGTGAGTATCTTTTTTTTGAGTTACATAGAAGAAACTGAGACTCAAGCTAAGGAAATGACTAGCCAACAGTAAGCCTATGACAGAGCCAAGAGCTAAACACTTGTTTCCCAAACCCTGTTCAGTAACTTTGGCACCAAGCTcatgctttttatcttttttgttttgttttgtttaagcaAAGATTAAaaggggggaggcagggggaagggaATCCTTTTAGACAACATCTTCCCCACATCTTGACAGAACATTGGTTACTACTGCAATAAAAAGGAAGGATATTTGCTGTTTCTAGATTCCAAACTATTCCCTGCAGCAATAATACCTTATTCCATTCAGATTTACTATCACTAATTTAGTATAAACAAAAAGATAAGGTTGAAACCCTGTCACCATCACATTGTACAAAATACCATTCTCTGCCACAGCGATTACCCAGTGCTACCTGGGAAGCCAATATACTCTCCCTAAACCATTCTAGATTTTCACTCTGTAGTAACTTACCAGGAAGACTTTTTGCTGAAGCTGCTGTGTGttcaaaagaaatgctttggttttgcaCAATGTATATACGGATCTGAAGAATGTATTGATTTTTAAGTATTctaaataaagcaaatgaaaacgGATTGCAATGAAGCAAGtctatttacttctttttctcgGCAGCTGCTGACCTCAAGTGGCAATAAAGCGCAATTACAAGAATATACAGGGctacaaagaaaacattaggAACCCAGCTATTGAAGTATCACGAAGGATCCACGGAATCAGATAATCGACATAAAAATCGCTATATGAACAAAGCCCTTTATagtctttctctgttctttgaACCTACAAGgatttatattttaatgcttCCCTGGATGGCAcgaaagctgaatttttttcagggCTTTAACAAAAATAGCACAATAGAACAAATAGCAAATAAACACAGACATTAATGAgtctaaaaaattatttatactaCATTATGTGAAATAAAGTATGTTACAGCAACATTAATGAGGATATTTTATTGGCATAAAAGTCTGAAGACTCCAATGATTCCTATATCAGTCTTTCTTCACATTATTCCCTCAATCACTCCTGAACAAGCAACACTGAGTGCCTAATTTGGCCTGAAATTTTTCAGCTATATAGTAATGTGtaagatgaaaagaaatatcctttactttcaaagtgaaaaagtTACAATGGGTAGAGACACATCCAAAATACCATCTTTACTTTTCATGCTGACAGTACCTGATATTCTAAACATGCATTTGGTCAGTTTATTCAGATATGCAACTGGTATAGTCAGAACCTATGTGATCAGAAGTCTcataaaatctgttttgaacgactttttttcctaactgtATGTTAAATTCAAAGTTCAAGTTTCAATATTTCATGCCTctatcactgaagaaaaaaaaaaattcaaatgtgtgtaatataaataaatctctGCCCAaacataaaattactttttatcaATTATCATCaaactattactttttttcactgttggcTCTTCAATGTTTATCTTAGACTCTTACTTTTCCCACCCATATTCCTTCCAAACCTTCCCCAAATCTtgaattgtttcattttcaattaACAAAAATTCTCACAATTTTCCTGTTAGGTGGAATTTATCTAGTTGTGGCTCAAGATGCagcaaacaaatgcaaaattttaagttacaataaaatataaaataaaacattatacATACAATATATTAAATTATCCATTTTCATATCACTCATTTTAATGTCTTTAAGACTGTCACAGAAACTACTGTAAAGaatgaagaaagcagaatttgctACAAAATTTAATCAGGCTTTCAGCAGAGTGTGGATTATAGTACTcttgacaaatacaaaaaaTCCACATTACCCTGCAATGTACTAGTTCATGAAGGAAGACGTTTTAATTTTCACGTGCATAAGCAAGGGAGCAAAATTAAGTTTCTCCAAGAAACATTTACCTTAAATTTCTTTATTGGCATCTTACATCTTCTTTGTCCTGAACAGTTAGTGTTCTGTAATTTTCTCCCCTGTTGTAATGCAGTAGAagttatgaaaaaaacccaactccaGCCATCATGCTgaagacaaaattttaaatCATCAGTACGCATCCTTTCTTTAGATTCATAGCCACTGGTTTGTAATGAGACACAACTGGATGATTTAAGATATGTAAATTATGtttacacatgcaaaaaaaagacACTACTTGTTCACATTGGTATTATATATTGCtaggaaagaaatacagcttGCTCTCAGCTAcaactgaaaaggaagaagagccAAATCCTCAAGTTACAAGACAAACCATCATCTCCTGACAAATTACATTAGCATTTAACAAAAAGGGTTTGTACCAACAGACCATCACCAACTCTTAAAATTTCTCTGATCACCATTTACCATTATCAAACCCTTAACCAACAAATCCATAATTATTTGTGCTTTAGGGGTCCTGCCAAGCTCTTAATGGAGTTTCATGGATCAACAATTTTCCACATGTCTTATTTTGGGAATCAATGGACTGGAGGCCATAACACCTGTTCACTTTGCAGAAGCTGAGCTAGGATTTATATTTACAGTCTATCCACCAGTCCTGAGCTCAACAC encodes:
- the PVALB gene encoding parvalbumin alpha produces the protein MAMTDVLSAEDIKKAVGAFSAAESFNYKKFFEMVGLKKKSPEDVKKVFHILDKDRSGFIEEEELKFVLKGFTPDGRDLSDKETKALLAAGDKDGDGKIGADEFATMVAES